A region of Litorilinea aerophila DNA encodes the following proteins:
- a CDS encoding PAS domain-containing sensor histidine kinase: MQTILHFQKVAYALTDARLKVVEVGGMLELFPMDRAESLQGLSLFAITPELSREQRDAIRALLHGHQTGPVSMVVERAHPRGGHFYLRVNNLVHRRDGQDERGVLHILQDVSIEERLRRALLHYQAENQELNGRTPGREIPGVNSREEFQALEEWKSKFMALTLHELRTPLASIIGYLDLFLAGEFGPLAQMQQEYLETVHRAAHRLLSITDNLADVSNLISARLTLQPQPTDLGRLISLVAGELQAHLNARGQELVIRVEPGLPAVLCDEARTVQILYNLLHNASKYSHEGDKIVLVVEWAAQPGFVQVSIADTGIGVPADEKHRLFESFFRAGNAYLSGESGFGLGLHIAKSLVDLQGGQLWFESTENVGSIFYFTLPVAP, translated from the coding sequence ATGCAGACCATCCTCCACTTCCAAAAGGTCGCCTATGCGCTGACCGATGCCCGCCTGAAAGTGGTGGAAGTTGGAGGCATGTTGGAACTCTTTCCCATGGACAGGGCCGAGTCCCTGCAGGGGCTCTCCCTGTTTGCCATCACACCGGAGCTTTCCCGAGAACAGCGGGATGCCATCCGGGCGCTGCTCCATGGCCATCAGACCGGCCCCGTCTCCATGGTGGTGGAGCGAGCCCATCCTCGGGGCGGGCACTTCTACCTGCGCGTCAACAACCTGGTGCACCGGCGGGACGGCCAGGACGAACGGGGGGTGCTGCACATCCTCCAGGATGTGAGCATTGAGGAGCGGCTGCGCCGGGCCCTGTTGCACTACCAGGCCGAAAACCAGGAACTGAACGGCCGGACGCCTGGCCGAGAGATCCCGGGTGTGAATTCCCGGGAAGAGTTCCAGGCCCTCGAGGAGTGGAAGAGCAAGTTTATGGCCCTCACCCTCCACGAGCTGCGCACCCCCCTGGCCTCCATCATCGGCTACCTGGACCTCTTCCTGGCGGGGGAATTTGGGCCGCTGGCCCAGATGCAGCAGGAATACCTGGAGACCGTCCATCGGGCTGCCCATCGCCTGCTCTCCATTACCGACAACCTGGCCGACGTCTCCAACCTCATCTCGGCCCGCCTCACCCTCCAGCCCCAGCCCACCGATCTGGGACGGCTCATCTCGCTGGTAGCCGGCGAGCTTCAGGCCCATCTGAATGCCCGGGGACAGGAACTGGTGATCCGGGTGGAGCCTGGCCTGCCGGCTGTCCTCTGCGACGAAGCCCGCACGGTCCAGATCCTCTACAACCTGCTCCACAACGCCAGCAAGTATTCCCACGAGGGCGACAAAATTGTCCTGGTGGTAGAGTGGGCCGCCCAGCCAGGGTTCGTGCAGGTCTCCATCGCGGACACGGGCATCGGCGTGCCGGCCGATGAAAAGCACCGCCTCTTCGAGAGCTTCTTCCGGGCCGGGAACGCCTACCTGAGCGGCGAGAGCGGCTTCGGGCTGGGCCTCCACATCGCCAAGTCCCTGGTGGATCTGCAGGGCGGCCAACTCTGGTTCGAGAGCACCGAAAACGTGGGCTCCATCTTCTACTTCACCCTGCCTGTGGCCCCATGA
- the aspS gene encoding aspartate--tRNA ligase translates to MLKTHTCGELTLDHVGQQVTLAGWVNRRRDHGGLIFIDLRDRFGITQVTVDSESAAAAHQAASQVRNEYVIQVTGVVRQRPPGFENPNLATGAIELMADQVTILNPSKTPPFYISGNADDVDETLRLKYRYLDLRRPRMTQNLVLRHRMVRFIREFFSQRDFLEVETPILLKSTPEGARDFIVPSRLHPHEFYALPQSPQQLKQLLMVAGIERYFQIARCFRDEDLRADRQPEFTQLDLEMSFVDAADVRQLIEEMLIALAREVSDKRILQVPFPVLSYAEAMDKYGIDRPDLRFGQPLFDVSELVRQSQFGVFQNAVKAGGQVKGVVYPGGAGLSRREIDELTDFVKQYGAKGLAWIGVTGQPGDNGIYPAEALRSQIAKFLSPEELGGIVQASGAQPGDLILLVADQPKVVAQSLSNLRLEIGRRANLIPRDVLAFCWVTDFPLLEYDEELGRWQAVHHPFTSARDEDWEKLESDPGSVLAKAYDVILNGWEIGGGSIRIHRSDLQDRLFAVLGLEKEEVAAQFGHLLEAFQYGAPPHGGIALGIDRLVAIFAEASSIRDVIAFPKTAAGTDLMVNAPSPVSEEQLAELHIMLRPEKVKAG, encoded by the coding sequence ATGTTGAAGACGCATACTTGTGGCGAGTTGACCCTGGACCATGTGGGCCAGCAGGTTACCCTGGCTGGCTGGGTCAACCGCCGGCGAGATCACGGAGGGCTCATCTTCATCGACCTCCGGGATCGCTTTGGGATCACCCAGGTCACGGTGGACTCGGAGAGCGCAGCCGCTGCCCACCAGGCGGCCAGCCAGGTCCGCAACGAATACGTGATCCAGGTCACCGGGGTGGTGCGACAACGGCCCCCGGGCTTCGAAAACCCCAACCTGGCCACCGGCGCCATCGAGCTGATGGCAGACCAGGTGACCATTCTCAACCCATCCAAGACGCCGCCCTTTTACATCAGCGGCAACGCCGACGATGTGGACGAGACCTTGCGCCTGAAATACCGCTACCTGGACCTGCGGCGGCCGCGCATGACCCAGAACCTGGTCCTGCGCCACCGCATGGTCCGCTTCATTCGGGAATTTTTCTCCCAGCGGGATTTCCTGGAGGTGGAGACGCCTATCCTGCTCAAGAGCACGCCGGAAGGCGCCCGGGACTTCATCGTCCCCAGCCGCCTCCACCCCCACGAGTTCTACGCCCTGCCCCAAAGCCCCCAGCAGCTCAAACAGCTCCTGATGGTGGCGGGCATCGAGCGCTACTTCCAGATCGCCCGTTGCTTTCGGGATGAGGATCTGCGGGCCGACCGCCAGCCGGAGTTCACCCAGCTGGACCTGGAGATGAGCTTCGTGGATGCGGCGGACGTGCGCCAGCTCATCGAGGAGATGCTGATCGCGCTGGCAAGGGAGGTGAGTGACAAGCGCATCCTCCAGGTGCCCTTCCCTGTGCTGAGCTATGCCGAGGCCATGGACAAATATGGCATCGACCGCCCGGACCTGCGCTTTGGCCAGCCCCTCTTCGACGTGAGTGAGCTGGTGCGCCAGAGCCAGTTCGGCGTCTTCCAGAACGCGGTGAAGGCGGGCGGCCAGGTGAAAGGCGTGGTCTATCCCGGCGGCGCGGGGCTGAGCCGGCGGGAGATCGACGAATTGACCGACTTTGTGAAACAGTACGGCGCCAAGGGGTTGGCCTGGATCGGGGTCACCGGCCAGCCGGGGGACAACGGCATCTACCCGGCGGAGGCCCTGCGCAGCCAGATCGCCAAATTCCTCAGCCCGGAAGAACTGGGCGGCATCGTCCAGGCCAGCGGCGCCCAGCCCGGCGACCTGATCCTGCTGGTGGCCGACCAGCCCAAAGTGGTGGCCCAGAGCCTGAGCAACCTGCGCCTGGAAATCGGCCGCCGGGCCAACCTCATTCCCCGGGATGTCCTGGCCTTCTGCTGGGTGACCGACTTCCCGCTGCTGGAGTATGACGAGGAGCTGGGACGCTGGCAGGCCGTCCACCATCCCTTCACCAGCGCCCGGGATGAGGATTGGGAGAAGCTGGAGAGCGACCCGGGCAGCGTGCTGGCTAAAGCCTACGACGTGATCCTGAACGGCTGGGAGATCGGCGGCGGCAGCATCCGGATCCACCGCTCTGACCTCCAGGACCGCCTCTTTGCCGTGCTGGGCCTGGAGAAGGAAGAGGTGGCGGCCCAGTTCGGGCACCTGTTGGAGGCCTTCCAGTACGGCGCACCGCCCCACGGCGGCATCGCCCTGGGCATCGACCGGCTGGTGGCCATCTTTGCCGAGGCCAGCAGCATCCGGGATGTGATCGCCTTCCCCAAGACGGCTGCCGGCACCGACCTGATGGTCAACGCCCCCAGCCCGGTGAGCGAGGAGCAGCTGGCCGAGCTCCACATCATGCTCCGCCCGGAAAAGGTCAAGGCCGGCTAG
- a CDS encoding APC family permease, with amino-acid sequence MAQITSSPPISPRLGRRPDLLGAVMARLGAMVGAGVFIGIGIGAGVAGPAVTLAILLAALVAICTGFSSARLALGYPAGESTYEYGYKYLNRFLGFIAGWMFLLAESAAAATAALGVGGYLLGFLHLPGGQVWQMGLGLLAVLLPTGLLLAGRRRSAPVMALVGGVTVVVLVGFVLAGLPILDANGLKHFVPFFVPPSTGVSPWRSVLHATALLFVAFAGHQQIHRQVQENIPGPGESFQVTAIALGVATALYLAVAVVAIGSAGAGSFATLTRTTAAPLALIADSFPLPGMGLVLALGAILAMLHMVFHLLLRLSRMTVVMSRRRDMPLRLARLHKPESLPEAAVAGVGLLVAGLVVLVGDLDTLWALSAFGALVYAAITNLSALQLPTDAQRLPRIVATVGLVTSLFLAFWVEPAIWITGCALVLAGLAWKWGMHWGR; translated from the coding sequence GTGGCGCAGATCACATCGTCGCCTCCCATCTCTCCACGCCTGGGCCGCCGGCCGGATCTGCTGGGCGCGGTCATGGCCAGGCTGGGTGCAATGGTGGGCGCCGGCGTTTTCATCGGCATCGGCATCGGCGCCGGGGTGGCTGGCCCGGCTGTCACCCTGGCCATCTTGCTGGCTGCCCTGGTGGCCATCTGCACCGGGTTTTCCAGCGCGCGGCTGGCCCTGGGCTACCCTGCCGGCGAAAGCACCTACGAGTACGGCTACAAGTACCTGAATCGCTTCCTGGGCTTCATTGCCGGCTGGATGTTTTTGCTGGCGGAGAGCGCGGCCGCGGCCACGGCCGCCCTGGGCGTGGGGGGCTATCTCCTGGGCTTCCTCCACCTGCCCGGCGGCCAGGTCTGGCAGATGGGGCTGGGGCTGCTGGCCGTCCTGCTGCCCACCGGCCTGCTCCTGGCCGGACGCCGCCGTTCCGCCCCGGTGATGGCCCTGGTAGGCGGCGTCACGGTGGTGGTGCTGGTGGGCTTTGTCCTGGCGGGCTTGCCCATCCTGGACGCAAACGGGCTCAAGCACTTCGTGCCCTTCTTCGTGCCCCCTTCCACCGGGGTGAGCCCCTGGCGCTCGGTGTTACACGCGACCGCGCTCCTGTTTGTGGCCTTTGCCGGCCACCAGCAGATCCACCGGCAGGTTCAAGAGAACATCCCCGGGCCGGGGGAAAGTTTCCAGGTCACGGCCATTGCCCTGGGCGTGGCCACGGCTCTCTACCTGGCGGTGGCAGTGGTAGCCATCGGCAGCGCGGGCGCCGGCTCCTTCGCCACCCTCACCCGGACCACGGCCGCGCCCCTGGCCCTCATTGCCGACAGCTTTCCCCTGCCCGGCATGGGCCTGGTCCTGGCCCTGGGCGCCATCCTGGCCATGCTCCACATGGTGTTCCACCTGCTTCTGCGTCTCTCCCGCATGACGGTGGTCATGAGCCGGCGGCGGGATATGCCCCTGCGGCTGGCCCGGCTCCACAAGCCGGAAAGCCTGCCCGAGGCTGCGGTGGCTGGCGTGGGCCTGTTGGTGGCCGGGCTGGTGGTCCTGGTGGGGGATCTGGACACCCTCTGGGCCCTGAGCGCCTTTGGCGCGCTGGTCTACGCGGCCATCACCAATTTGAGCGCCCTGCAGCTGCCCACCGACGCCCAGCGCCTCCCCCGCATCGTCGCCACGGTGGGACTTGTCACCTCCCTCTTCCTGGCCTTTTGGGTGGAGCCCGCCATCTGGATCACGGGGTGTGCCCTGGTGCTGGCCGGGCTGGCCTGGAAGTGGGGCATGCACTGGGGCCGCTAG
- a CDS encoding mandelate racemase/muconate lactonizing enzyme family protein, giving the protein MQITDITTEIVHVNHRGDWVFVLVHTDEGITGLGEASHSGNDALLVAVLEQFKPHLVGQDPTQIEALWQRMARLNGGRIAHTAVSGVEQALWDILGQRLGVPIHVLFGGALRKRLRLYANINRHVQERTPEGFARAARQAVAEGFTAIKLAPFDELREPDHIRRGPRAAWRAGVERVRAVRQAIGEEIELAVDCHGRMDASEALLVADALADCQLFWYEEPVPHHLVDDLARITQAVPMPTASAESVFGMEGFQPFLTRRVVDVLMPDVKHDGGLLETKRIAGAARMHQLLIAPHNPSGPVAAAATAQVASTLSNFYILEYAWGEVDWRAQLLEPAERIEDGYLILSEEPGLGHRLNPAVVAAHRRATASGVDSSKVQPG; this is encoded by the coding sequence ATGCAGATCACCGACATCACCACCGAGATCGTTCACGTCAACCACCGGGGGGACTGGGTCTTCGTGCTGGTCCACACCGACGAGGGCATCACCGGCCTGGGCGAGGCCAGCCACAGCGGCAACGATGCCCTGCTGGTCGCGGTGCTGGAGCAGTTCAAGCCCCACCTGGTGGGCCAGGATCCGACCCAGATCGAGGCCCTCTGGCAGCGCATGGCCCGGCTGAACGGCGGACGCATTGCCCACACCGCGGTCAGCGGCGTGGAGCAGGCCCTCTGGGACATCCTGGGCCAGCGGCTGGGGGTACCCATCCACGTGCTCTTCGGCGGCGCGCTGCGCAAACGGCTGCGCCTCTACGCCAACATTAACCGCCACGTCCAGGAGCGCACGCCCGAGGGGTTCGCCCGGGCCGCACGCCAGGCGGTGGCGGAAGGCTTCACCGCCATCAAGCTGGCCCCCTTTGACGAACTGCGGGAACCGGACCACATCCGTCGGGGACCCCGGGCGGCGTGGCGGGCCGGGGTGGAGCGGGTGCGGGCAGTGCGCCAGGCCATCGGCGAGGAGATCGAGCTGGCTGTGGACTGCCATGGCCGCATGGACGCCTCGGAGGCCCTGCTGGTGGCCGACGCCCTGGCCGACTGCCAGCTCTTCTGGTACGAGGAGCCGGTCCCCCATCACCTGGTGGACGACCTGGCCCGCATCACCCAGGCAGTGCCCATGCCCACCGCCTCCGCGGAGAGCGTCTTCGGCATGGAAGGGTTTCAGCCCTTCCTGACCCGGCGGGTGGTGGATGTGCTCATGCCCGACGTGAAGCATGACGGCGGGCTGTTGGAGACGAAACGGATCGCGGGTGCGGCCCGGATGCACCAGCTCCTCATTGCGCCCCACAACCCCTCGGGGCCGGTGGCTGCGGCGGCCACGGCCCAGGTGGCCAGTACGCTGAGCAACTTTTACATTCTGGAATACGCGTGGGGAGAGGTGGACTGGCGAGCCCAACTGCTGGAGCCGGCCGAACGCATCGAAGACGGCTACCTGATCCTCTCGGAGGAGCCCGGGCTGGGCCATCGCCTCAATCCGGCCGTGGTGGCGGCCCACCGCCGGGCCACCGCCAGCGGAGTGGATTCTTCCAAGGTGCAGCCGGGGTGA
- a CDS encoding disulfide oxidoreductase — protein MDEKITWWERFEHGSLYVALLAAWIAMAGSLYFSEVAGYIPCKLCWYQRILMYPLAGVLAVGLLRRDRHLPVLVLPFSLLGQGVSTYHYLLQKTTLFSEAATCEIGVPCTTMWINWFGFVTIPFLALVAFTIITACCLIALNAGLPDEEMTTATPWVPVVAIPVAVVLAFVLLARVNAQGHEEALAAPAAIAAPAAFPTLIPTRADGPVEPARADIAVVTQGEGLYREACAACHGQDARGVANLGPSLVDSAVILEGEAQAAVAFIRKGVALDDPANTTGLVMPPSGGRPDLSDQQLLAIVEYLRARAVVP, from the coding sequence ATGGACGAAAAGATAACCTGGTGGGAGCGCTTCGAACACGGGAGCCTCTACGTGGCCCTGCTGGCCGCCTGGATCGCCATGGCCGGCAGCCTCTATTTCAGCGAGGTGGCCGGCTATATTCCCTGCAAACTTTGCTGGTATCAGCGCATCCTCATGTATCCCCTGGCTGGGGTGCTGGCCGTGGGCCTGTTGCGCCGGGATCGCCACCTGCCTGTGCTGGTGTTGCCCTTCTCCCTCCTGGGGCAGGGTGTCTCTACCTACCACTACCTGCTCCAGAAGACAACCCTTTTCAGTGAGGCGGCCACCTGCGAAATTGGCGTGCCCTGTACCACCATGTGGATCAACTGGTTCGGCTTTGTGACCATCCCCTTCCTGGCCCTGGTCGCCTTCACCATCATCACCGCCTGTTGCCTGATCGCCCTCAACGCCGGCCTGCCCGACGAAGAGATGACAACGGCCACACCCTGGGTGCCGGTGGTGGCCATCCCCGTGGCGGTGGTGCTGGCCTTTGTCCTGCTGGCCCGGGTGAATGCCCAAGGGCATGAGGAAGCCCTGGCCGCACCGGCTGCGATCGCGGCGCCGGCAGCATTCCCCACCCTCATCCCCACCCGGGCGGATGGGCCGGTGGAGCCGGCCCGGGCCGACATCGCGGTGGTGACCCAGGGCGAAGGACTCTACCGGGAGGCCTGTGCCGCCTGTCACGGCCAGGACGCCCGGGGCGTGGCCAACCTGGGCCCTTCCCTGGTGGACTCTGCTGTGATCCTGGAGGGGGAAGCCCAGGCCGCGGTGGCATTCATCCGCAAGGGCGTGGCCCTGGACGACCCGGCCAACACCACCGGGCTGGTGATGCCCCCCAGTGGTGGTCGCCCAGACCTGAGCGACCAGCAGCTCCTGGCCATCGTCGAGTATTTGCGGGCCAGGGCCGTGGTGCCCTGA
- a CDS encoding glycosyltransferase family 2 protein, with product MTDTHASSPTFSLVVPIWNEEPVIPELYRRVVAIMDSTGEPWELICVNDGSTDRSAQLLLELHRQDPRVKIIEFSRNFGHQIAITAGTDFADGAAVIVMDADLQDPPEVILEMIQKWREGYEVVYAVRKMRRGETWFKLWTASLFYRLLQRITDVDIPLDAGDFRLMDRSVVLAMRRLRERHRFMRGLSSWVGFKQTGVYYERAARYAGETKYPLRKMLRLAMVAITSFSYLPLQMATYFGFGLAFLSLLGIVATVILRLSGNNFFLGQATTLVSVLFLGGVQLIFLGIIGEYLGRIYDEVKGRPLYLVSRAYGFVGDAARASHMPPEARVE from the coding sequence ATGACAGACACCCATGCCAGCTCGCCTACATTCTCGCTCGTCGTGCCCATCTGGAACGAGGAGCCGGTCATACCGGAACTGTATCGCCGGGTGGTGGCCATCATGGACAGCACCGGGGAGCCGTGGGAGCTCATCTGCGTCAACGATGGCAGCACCGACCGCTCGGCCCAGTTGCTGCTGGAGCTTCATCGGCAGGACCCCCGGGTGAAGATCATCGAGTTCAGCCGCAACTTTGGCCACCAGATCGCCATCACCGCGGGGACGGACTTCGCCGACGGCGCGGCGGTGATCGTGATGGACGCCGACCTGCAGGATCCGCCGGAGGTGATCCTGGAGATGATCCAGAAGTGGCGGGAGGGATATGAGGTGGTCTATGCGGTGCGCAAGATGCGCCGGGGGGAGACCTGGTTCAAGCTGTGGACGGCCAGCCTCTTCTACCGCCTGCTCCAGCGCATCACCGACGTGGACATTCCCCTGGATGCCGGGGACTTCCGGCTGATGGATCGCTCGGTGGTGCTGGCCATGCGCCGCCTGCGGGAGCGCCACCGCTTCATGCGGGGGCTGAGCAGTTGGGTCGGCTTCAAGCAGACGGGCGTCTACTACGAGCGGGCGGCCCGCTACGCCGGCGAAACCAAATACCCCTTGCGTAAGATGTTGCGGCTGGCCATGGTGGCCATCACCAGCTTCAGCTACCTGCCCCTGCAGATGGCCACCTACTTTGGCTTTGGGCTGGCCTTCCTCAGCCTGCTGGGCATCGTGGCCACGGTGATCCTGCGCCTCTCGGGCAACAACTTCTTCCTGGGGCAGGCCACCACCCTGGTCAGCGTCCTCTTCCTGGGGGGCGTCCAGCTCATCTTCCTGGGGATCATCGGGGAATACCTGGGCCGCATCTACGATGAAGTCAAGGGCAGGCCCCTCTACCTGGTCTCCCGCGCCTATGGCTTTGTAGGCGACGCCGCGCGGGCATCCCACATGCCGCCGGAAGCCCGGGTAGAATGA
- a CDS encoding ArsA family ATPase: protein MRIILYLGKGGVGKTTVAAASALRSAQLGYRTLVVSTDIAHSLADSLGLPLHAEPREVAPRLYAQEINVLEEVRQHWGQMQEYVGNLLRRQGMSKAIAEEMAIIPGMEEIVSLLHIHRQALEGHFDRVVVDAAPTGETMRLLTMPESFQWYVGRMAGWNEATLRMVGGLLRRVMPGLDPLAGLNNLVAGVKALQQVLTDPQVASYRVVLNPEKMVLKEGARAVTYLALFGYPVDAVVVNRILPGVDEGEDQQGQVWAPSADPYLRRLQEIQARYLADIRREFYPLPILEAPWFDVEMVGLARLEILGQALFGERDPGQVLFVGQTQEIVEEGEELILKLPLPHVELDKVRLTKRGDELYVTIGNFKRELLLPAVLAQRDASGASFVDGVLQIRFPPRQAEPI from the coding sequence GTGAGGATCATTCTCTATCTGGGCAAGGGCGGCGTGGGGAAGACCACGGTCGCGGCCGCGTCGGCCCTGCGCAGCGCCCAATTGGGGTACCGGACCCTGGTGGTCAGCACAGACATTGCCCATAGCCTGGCGGACAGCCTGGGCCTCCCCCTCCACGCTGAACCTCGAGAGGTGGCGCCCCGCCTCTACGCCCAGGAGATCAACGTGCTGGAAGAAGTGCGCCAGCATTGGGGCCAGATGCAGGAGTACGTGGGCAACCTGCTGCGCCGCCAGGGCATGAGCAAGGCCATCGCCGAAGAGATGGCCATCATCCCCGGCATGGAAGAAATCGTGAGCCTGCTCCACATCCATCGGCAGGCCCTGGAGGGCCACTTCGACCGGGTGGTGGTGGACGCGGCCCCCACCGGAGAGACCATGCGCCTCCTGACCATGCCGGAGAGCTTCCAGTGGTACGTGGGCCGCATGGCCGGCTGGAACGAGGCCACCCTGCGCATGGTCGGCGGCCTCCTGCGGCGGGTGATGCCGGGGTTGGATCCCCTGGCCGGCCTGAACAACCTGGTAGCCGGGGTGAAGGCGCTGCAGCAGGTGCTCACCGACCCCCAGGTGGCCAGCTATCGGGTGGTACTCAATCCGGAAAAGATGGTGCTCAAGGAAGGGGCCCGGGCGGTTACCTACCTGGCCCTCTTCGGCTACCCCGTGGACGCGGTGGTGGTCAACCGCATCCTGCCGGGGGTGGACGAGGGCGAGGACCAGCAGGGTCAGGTATGGGCGCCCAGCGCCGACCCCTACCTGCGACGCCTCCAGGAGATCCAGGCCCGCTACCTGGCCGACATCCGGCGGGAATTCTACCCCCTGCCCATCCTGGAGGCGCCCTGGTTCGACGTGGAGATGGTGGGGCTGGCGCGTCTGGAGATCCTGGGTCAGGCCCTGTTCGGCGAGCGGGACCCAGGCCAGGTGCTGTTCGTGGGGCAGACCCAGGAAATCGTGGAAGAGGGAGAGGAGCTGATTTTGAAATTGCCCCTCCCCCATGTAGAGTTGGACAAGGTTCGCCTTACCAAGCGGGGGGATGAGCTTTACGTCACCATCGGCAACTTCAAACGGGAGCTACTGTTGCCTGCAGTGCTGGCCCAGCGAGACGCCAGTGGCGCTTCCTTTGTCGATGGCGTCCTCCAGATCCGCTTTCCGCCCCGTCAGGCGGAGCCCATCTAA
- a CDS encoding class I SAM-dependent methyltransferase, whose translation MIDFLKNTVALGSGLALGSQVGLRLGFHLQPHPMPHQMAATLDHPWRMKYRNPGATLGLFGILAGMHVLDLGCGTGTFTVEMARMVGSEGMVHAVEIQRPLLERAQHRLTQAGLAERVRFHHSGAYRLPLPDASIDLAVLIATLPQIPDKARALAELRRVLKPGGRLAVSEELPDPAYVPPPVTRRWLQDAGFHPAGQSGTWFCYSVVAFPEPAPLERTE comes from the coding sequence ATGATCGACTTCCTGAAGAACACCGTCGCACTGGGCAGCGGCCTGGCCCTGGGCAGCCAGGTGGGCCTGCGGCTCGGCTTTCACCTCCAGCCCCACCCCATGCCCCACCAGATGGCCGCCACCCTGGACCATCCATGGCGCATGAAGTATCGCAACCCCGGGGCGACCCTGGGGCTCTTCGGCATCCTGGCCGGCATGCACGTCCTGGACCTGGGCTGTGGCACCGGGACTTTCACCGTGGAGATGGCGCGGATGGTGGGCAGCGAGGGCATGGTTCACGCCGTGGAGATCCAGCGGCCCCTGCTGGAACGGGCCCAACATCGCCTGACCCAGGCGGGCCTGGCCGAACGGGTTCGCTTCCACCACAGCGGCGCCTACCGGCTCCCCCTGCCGGACGCCAGCATCGACCTGGCCGTGCTCATCGCCACCCTGCCCCAGATTCCGGACAAGGCCCGGGCCCTGGCGGAGCTGCGCCGGGTCCTCAAGCCCGGCGGACGCCTGGCCGTCAGCGAAGAGTTGCCCGACCCGGCCTACGTGCCGCCCCCCGTGACCCGTCGCTGGCTCCAGGACGCGGGCTTCCACCCGGCCGGCCAGAGCGGAACCTGGTTCTGCTACAGCGTGGTCGCCTTCCCAGAGCCCGCCCCCCTGGAACGAACCGAATGA
- the truD gene encoding tRNA pseudouridine(13) synthase TruD yields the protein MLESNFELTLPYVTGDLPGIGGALRATPDHFVVEELPLYLPQGEGQHLYVRLTKVGLTTKEVQARLAQIFGVGRGAVGFAGMKDKVARTTQTFSINVGFVDDRFVADAPARIQEQLPVEVHWCRLHRNKLKPGHLLGNRFRITVTALDLPVDEVQRRAEAIAERLRQHGVPNYFGPQRFGPGGANVRQGLEILLGKRTKQDRWLRRFLISSYQSYLCNRYLARRLERGAFHRLLTGDVAKKYDTGGMFQVEDVAAEQARYEAQEISFTAPIYGPKMWQATDEAGALEQEILDEAEITLEHLQRARVEGTRRLGRLLVPDLQLSLQEDGLVVEFALPKGAFATTVLREFMKNAAQEDALPEEEEA from the coding sequence ATGCTAGAATCGAACTTTGAATTGACGTTGCCCTATGTCACCGGCGACCTGCCCGGCATTGGGGGGGCACTCCGGGCCACGCCGGATCACTTCGTGGTAGAGGAACTGCCCCTGTATCTGCCCCAGGGCGAAGGCCAGCACCTGTACGTCCGCCTGACCAAGGTAGGGCTGACCACCAAAGAGGTCCAGGCCCGCCTGGCCCAGATCTTCGGGGTGGGGCGGGGTGCAGTGGGGTTCGCCGGCATGAAGGACAAAGTGGCCCGGACGACCCAGACCTTCAGCATCAACGTGGGCTTTGTGGATGACCGTTTCGTGGCCGACGCGCCGGCCCGCATCCAGGAGCAGTTGCCCGTGGAGGTGCACTGGTGTCGACTGCACCGCAACAAGCTGAAGCCGGGACACCTGCTGGGCAACCGCTTTCGCATCACGGTGACGGCGCTGGATTTGCCTGTGGACGAGGTGCAGCGCCGGGCAGAGGCCATCGCGGAACGGCTACGGCAGCACGGAGTGCCCAACTACTTTGGCCCCCAGCGCTTTGGGCCGGGCGGGGCCAACGTGCGCCAGGGGCTGGAGATCCTGCTGGGGAAACGGACCAAACAGGACCGCTGGCTGCGGCGGTTTCTAATCTCCAGCTATCAGAGCTATCTCTGTAACCGCTACCTGGCCCGCCGACTGGAACGGGGTGCCTTTCACCGCCTCCTGACGGGCGACGTGGCCAAGAAGTATGATACGGGCGGCATGTTCCAGGTGGAAGATGTGGCTGCGGAGCAGGCCCGCTACGAAGCCCAGGAGATCAGCTTCACGGCGCCCATCTATGGCCCCAAAATGTGGCAGGCCACCGATGAGGCCGGCGCGCTGGAACAGGAGATCCTGGACGAAGCGGAGATCACCCTGGAACATCTGCAACGGGCGCGGGTGGAAGGCACCCGCCGACTGGGACGGCTCCTGGTCCCGGACCTCCAACTTTCGCTCCAGGAGGATGGGCTGGTGGTGGAGTTCGCCCTGCCCAAGGGGGCCTTTGCCACCACGGTCCTGCGGGAGTTCATGAAAAATGCAGCCCAGGAGGATGCCCTGCCCGAGGAGGAGGAAGCATAA